The Mesorhizobium sp. B1-1-8 genome contains a region encoding:
- a CDS encoding ABC transporter ATP-binding protein, which yields MRNDIEFRSVTKTYGAVTAVHEVDLNVTKGAFLALLGPSGCGKTTCLRIIGGFEQPTSGSVLINGREMNGVPPYQRPVNMVFQHYALFPHFDVEQNVAYGLRQMRPRLAAAEIRRRVGKALEMVRLDGFAKRRIHEMSGGQQQRVALARAIVNQPAVLLLDEPLAALDKKLRSAMQIELQTLQRELGITFVLVTHDQEEALSADIVCVMNAGRIRQLGTPQQVYDRPTDIFVADFVGKTNRFSATLENGGKTLRLADGSALTVGPRQTVSPGSAILAIRPEAIRLSRSHPADGAAMKGTVTHRIFLGSSVEYAVTVADLGDFLVTADRKTLSEGELVEPGETVFLGFDPLAAHVFPASSAA from the coding sequence TTGCGGAACGACATCGAGTTCCGATCCGTCACCAAGACCTATGGCGCCGTTACCGCCGTCCATGAGGTCGACCTGAATGTAACCAAGGGCGCATTTCTGGCGCTGCTGGGCCCGTCGGGCTGTGGCAAGACGACATGTCTGCGCATCATCGGCGGCTTCGAGCAGCCAACAAGCGGATCGGTGCTCATCAACGGCCGTGAGATGAACGGCGTGCCGCCTTACCAGCGGCCGGTGAACATGGTCTTCCAGCACTATGCGTTGTTCCCGCATTTCGATGTCGAGCAAAACGTTGCCTACGGGCTGAGGCAGATGCGCCCCAGGCTGGCTGCCGCCGAGATCAGGCGGCGCGTTGGCAAGGCGCTCGAAATGGTGCGCCTCGACGGCTTCGCCAAACGGCGCATCCACGAAATGTCGGGCGGCCAGCAGCAGCGCGTGGCATTGGCGCGGGCCATCGTCAATCAGCCCGCGGTCCTGCTGCTGGATGAGCCGCTGGCGGCGCTCGACAAGAAACTGCGCTCCGCCATGCAGATTGAATTGCAGACCCTGCAGCGCGAGCTCGGCATCACCTTCGTGCTGGTGACGCACGACCAGGAAGAAGCGCTGTCGGCCGACATCGTCTGCGTGATGAACGCCGGCCGTATCCGGCAGCTCGGCACGCCGCAACAGGTCTACGATCGGCCGACCGACATCTTCGTCGCCGACTTCGTCGGCAAGACCAACCGGTTCTCCGCGACGCTGGAGAACGGCGGCAAGACATTGCGGCTGGCGGACGGTTCCGCCCTGACTGTAGGCCCGCGACAGACCGTCTCGCCGGGCAGCGCCATCCTGGCGATCAGGCCCGAGGCAATCCGGCTGAGCAGATCGCATCCCGCCGATGGCGCGGCTATGAAAGGAACCGTCACTCATCGGATCTTCCTCGGCTCTTCCGTGGAGTACGCGGTCACGGTTGCCGATCTGGGCGACTTTCTCGTCACCGCGGATCGCAAAACCTTGAGCGAAGGCGAGCTGGTCGAGCCGGGCGAAACCGTGTTTCTCGGCTTCGATCCGCTCGCGGCGCATGTTTTTCCGGCATCAAGTGCAGCATAA
- a CDS encoding WecB/TagA/CpsF family glycosyltransferase yields the protein MQIGGLPITVIDRQSAARLMIAAARGHRQGSRPYYFTSANGEVIAQARANLEIAALFRDADQIFADGQPLVLASRLLCSTQLPERVATTDLFHDVAELAEQKGVTFYLLGSTEAENGKALAAIKRRYPGLRVVGHCHGYLAGEALEAKLDEINALAPDILWLGLGVPREQIFVRDFATRLANVGVIKTSGGLFDHLGGKVRRAPLWVQKAGFEWLWRMLMEPRRLFWRYVTTNPRALYAILRYSR from the coding sequence GTGCAGATTGGAGGATTGCCGATCACAGTGATCGACAGGCAGAGCGCGGCCAGGCTGATGATAGCGGCGGCGCGCGGGCATCGTCAGGGAAGCCGCCCCTATTACTTCACCTCGGCCAATGGCGAGGTCATCGCGCAGGCGCGGGCAAATCTGGAGATCGCGGCGCTTTTCCGCGACGCGGACCAGATCTTCGCCGATGGCCAGCCGCTTGTCCTGGCATCGCGATTGCTGTGCAGCACGCAATTGCCCGAGCGCGTGGCCACCACCGATCTCTTCCACGACGTGGCCGAACTCGCCGAACAGAAGGGCGTGACGTTCTACCTGCTCGGATCGACGGAGGCCGAGAACGGCAAAGCCCTCGCCGCGATCAAGCGCCGCTACCCGGGCCTGCGCGTCGTCGGTCATTGTCACGGCTATCTTGCCGGCGAAGCGCTCGAAGCAAAGCTCGACGAAATCAATGCGCTGGCGCCCGACATTTTGTGGCTCGGCCTTGGCGTTCCGCGCGAGCAGATCTTCGTGCGCGACTTTGCAACGCGTCTCGCCAATGTCGGGGTCATCAAGACGTCGGGCGGTCTTTTCGACCATCTTGGCGGCAAAGTCCGGCGGGCGCCGCTCTGGGTCCAGAAGGCCGGCTTCGAATGGCTATGGCGCATGCTGATGGAGCCGCGCCGGCTCTTCTGGCGCTATGTCACCACCAATCCCCGCGCGCTCTATGCCATCCTGAGGTATTCCAGATGA
- a CDS encoding ABC transporter permease, with the protein MRALVTAVYLFLYAPIALVVLLSFNSGRNASDFVGLSTQWYGKALSNTFLMDALRTSLIVGLTSAALAAVFGTMAAMGMERLGARSRAVFDGLFAAAIVVPGVVIGIATLVALVELLSIVNPALAAFWPFEPAPKLGLGYGSIIAAHGLFTMALVTMIVKARLASLGRDIVEASNDLYATPLTTFREIVLPQISPSILAGFLLAFTFSFDDFIVAFFVAGSKTTLPMYVFASIRRGVTPEINAIATMVLGASLVLIIIARVLMREKKPRH; encoded by the coding sequence ATGCGCGCCTTGGTGACCGCGGTTTATCTGTTCCTGTACGCGCCGATCGCGCTGGTTGTGCTGCTGTCGTTCAATTCCGGCCGCAACGCCAGCGACTTCGTCGGGCTGTCGACGCAGTGGTACGGCAAAGCGCTGTCGAACACATTCCTCATGGATGCCCTGCGGACGAGCCTGATCGTCGGGCTGACCAGCGCGGCGCTGGCCGCCGTGTTCGGCACGATGGCGGCGATGGGCATGGAGCGGCTCGGCGCGCGCAGCCGCGCCGTGTTCGACGGGCTCTTTGCCGCGGCCATCGTCGTGCCCGGCGTCGTCATCGGCATCGCGACGCTGGTGGCGCTGGTCGAGCTGCTGTCCATCGTCAATCCGGCGCTGGCCGCGTTCTGGCCTTTCGAACCGGCCCCGAAACTCGGTCTCGGCTACGGCTCGATCATTGCCGCGCATGGGCTTTTCACCATGGCGCTGGTGACGATGATCGTGAAGGCACGCCTTGCGAGCCTCGGCCGCGATATCGTCGAGGCATCGAACGATCTCTACGCGACCCCGCTGACGACATTCCGTGAAATCGTGCTGCCGCAGATCAGCCCGTCCATCCTCGCCGGATTCCTGCTTGCCTTCACCTTCTCCTTCGACGATTTCATCGTCGCCTTCTTCGTTGCCGGCTCGAAGACGACACTGCCAATGTATGTCTTCGCCTCGATCCGGCGCGGCGTCACGCCGGAGATCAACGCCATCGCCACGATGGTGCTTGGGGCCTCGCTCGTGCTGATCATCATCGCGCGCGTGCTGATGCGCGAAAAGAAACCAAGACACTAG
- a CDS encoding ABC transporter permease, protein MALTAASKKRLVTAALVGPAAAWLFVFLVLPFVAILVFAFGRRAPEGGYQPAFTLEQFANLGARSAAFVNTLVLAPAGTAACLLVAYPVAYYLAVKSNPKYRLLLVSLVVVPFWTSMLVRTYAWMYLLGARGIPHLLEFVGLTDVRLLNTAGAVLLGIVYGYLPLMILPIYVSLEKLDRRLLEASADLGARPVATFFGITLPLSLPGVMTGVALVMILLLGEYLIPQLLGGGKVFFIGNALVDLFLQSRNWPFGSAIAVTLVAVVVVILLVAMRVAWRVAGTRQVDLL, encoded by the coding sequence ATGGCTCTTACGGCCGCCAGCAAGAAACGCCTTGTCACCGCCGCACTGGTAGGCCCCGCGGCGGCTTGGCTGTTCGTTTTCCTGGTGCTGCCCTTTGTCGCCATACTGGTCTTTGCGTTCGGCAGGCGCGCGCCCGAAGGCGGCTATCAGCCCGCCTTCACGCTGGAGCAATTCGCCAATCTGGGCGCGCGCTCTGCAGCCTTCGTCAACACGCTGGTGCTGGCGCCGGCCGGCACGGCCGCCTGCCTGCTGGTGGCCTATCCGGTCGCCTACTACCTGGCAGTAAAATCCAACCCGAAATACCGATTGCTGCTGGTGTCGCTCGTCGTCGTGCCGTTCTGGACCAGCATGCTGGTGCGCACCTATGCCTGGATGTATCTGCTTGGCGCCCGCGGCATTCCGCATCTGCTGGAATTTGTCGGCCTGACCGACGTGCGGCTGCTCAACACTGCGGGCGCGGTGCTGCTCGGCATCGTCTATGGCTATCTGCCGCTGATGATCCTGCCCATCTATGTCAGCCTGGAGAAGCTCGACCGGCGGCTGCTGGAAGCGTCGGCGGACCTGGGAGCAAGACCGGTCGCGACCTTCTTCGGCATCACCTTGCCGCTGTCGCTGCCCGGCGTAATGACCGGTGTCGCGCTGGTCATGATCCTGCTGCTCGGCGAATACCTCATTCCGCAACTGCTGGGCGGTGGAAAGGTCTTCTTCATCGGCAATGCGCTTGTCGATCTCTTCCTGCAATCGCGCAACTGGCCGTTCGGCTCGGCGATCGCCGTCACGCTGGTTGCGGTGGTGGTGGTTATCCTTCTGGTGGCGATGCGCGTCGCCTGGCGCGTGGCCGGCACCCGTCAGGTGGATCTGCTCTGA
- a CDS encoding spermidine/putrescine ABC transporter substrate-binding protein, giving the protein MTKSYKDNLPISAEGFMQEFMRLKRGSVTRRHFLGITGLGLATAVMSRFPGALSTPAYAEDLGSQMSIATWPNYHDPQTFERFKAATGVAVEVNVFGSNEEMLAKLQAGASGWSLFVPTNYTISTYAKLGLIDELDMSKLPNFSASTENPRFTKEGQIGGKTYAVPKNWGTTGFSVNTKKIKTPLASWKDFFEVLQTEADGRGMVHDYQLTTIGSALVSLGHDFNSIKPDELAKAEELLIKVKPHLFAINSDYQPAMRATDAWITMCWTNDGAQLNHDMPELAYILGKDGGEIWTDYYGIPKDAPNKPAGYALLNYLMDPQNAVKEHIANGAPTTDSRVLALLPKEVTSNKIVYPDEASLTPLEFGAAVTLTDPSRAELMARFKSA; this is encoded by the coding sequence ATGACCAAGAGTTACAAAGACAATCTGCCCATCTCCGCCGAAGGGTTCATGCAGGAATTCATGCGCCTGAAGCGCGGCTCCGTCACGCGGCGGCATTTTCTAGGCATCACCGGTCTCGGACTGGCCACCGCCGTGATGTCGCGCTTCCCCGGCGCGCTCTCGACACCGGCCTACGCCGAGGATCTCGGCAGCCAGATGTCGATCGCGACATGGCCGAACTATCATGATCCGCAGACCTTCGAGCGGTTCAAAGCGGCGACCGGCGTCGCCGTCGAGGTCAACGTCTTCGGCTCGAACGAAGAAATGCTTGCCAAGCTGCAGGCCGGTGCCTCAGGCTGGTCGCTGTTCGTGCCGACCAACTACACCATCTCGACCTACGCGAAGCTCGGACTGATCGACGAACTCGACATGTCCAAGCTGCCGAACTTCAGCGCCAGCACGGAGAATCCCCGCTTCACCAAGGAAGGCCAGATCGGCGGCAAGACCTACGCCGTGCCGAAGAACTGGGGCACCACCGGGTTCTCCGTCAACACGAAAAAGATCAAGACGCCGCTGGCCAGCTGGAAGGACTTCTTCGAGGTTCTGCAGACCGAGGCGGACGGCCGCGGCATGGTGCATGACTATCAGCTGACGACCATCGGCAGCGCCCTGGTTTCGCTCGGCCATGACTTCAATTCGATCAAGCCCGACGAGTTGGCCAAGGCCGAGGAGTTGCTGATCAAGGTCAAGCCGCACCTGTTCGCCATCAACAGCGACTACCAGCCGGCCATGCGCGCGACCGATGCCTGGATCACCATGTGCTGGACCAATGACGGCGCGCAGCTCAACCATGACATGCCCGAGCTTGCCTACATTCTCGGCAAGGACGGCGGCGAGATCTGGACCGACTATTACGGCATTCCGAAAGACGCCCCCAACAAGCCGGCCGGCTATGCGCTGCTGAACTATCTCATGGACCCGCAGAACGCGGTGAAGGAGCATATCGCCAATGGCGCGCCGACCACCGACAGCCGCGTCCTGGCCTTGCTGCCGAAGGAAGTGACGTCGAACAAGATCGTCTATCCGGACGAAGCGTCGCTGACGCCGCTCGAGTTCGGCGCGGCGGTAACGCTCACCGATCCAAGCCGCGCCGAACTGATGGCACGGTTCAAATCGGCCTGA
- a CDS encoding SDR family NAD(P)-dependent oxidoreductase, which yields MILRNHVAIVTGAASGIGEGGAAIMAREGAHVILVDKDPRRSEEAASRIRSAGGSAEPLVLDVTDDTALQAGIASVASRHGRIDILHNHAGAQIAGDVEHVETEGFDRSWALNVRAHFMAARFVIPVMKAASKGVILNTSSSSGVLYDRQMIAYTTTKHAVIAMTRQMAGDVARHGIRVNALCPGWVDTPFNAPFIAQMGGREAIETYIAEKVPLGRWADVAEIAESILFLVSDRSSYMTGQILVVDGGETIA from the coding sequence ATGATCCTTCGCAATCACGTTGCGATCGTAACCGGTGCGGCATCCGGAATTGGCGAGGGCGGCGCCGCGATCATGGCGCGCGAAGGCGCGCATGTGATCCTGGTCGACAAGGATCCTCGGAGATCGGAAGAAGCGGCAAGCCGCATTCGCTCGGCCGGCGGCAGCGCCGAGCCATTGGTGCTCGATGTGACCGACGACACGGCGTTGCAGGCCGGCATTGCCTCGGTCGCATCGAGGCACGGTCGTATCGACATCCTGCACAACCACGCAGGCGCGCAGATCGCCGGCGATGTCGAACATGTGGAGACCGAAGGTTTCGACCGCTCCTGGGCTCTCAACGTGCGCGCGCATTTCATGGCTGCCCGCTTCGTGATCCCGGTCATGAAGGCCGCCAGCAAGGGCGTGATCCTCAACACCTCGTCCAGCTCCGGCGTGCTTTATGACCGGCAGATGATTGCCTACACCACGACCAAGCACGCCGTCATCGCCATGACCCGGCAGATGGCCGGCGACGTCGCGCGCCATGGAATTCGCGTCAACGCGCTTTGCCCGGGCTGGGTCGACACGCCCTTCAATGCACCCTTCATTGCGCAAATGGGCGGGCGCGAGGCAATCGAGACCTATATAGCCGAAAAGGTTCCGCTCGGTCGCTGGGCCGACGTTGCAGAGATCGCGGAATCCATCCTGTTCCTGGTCTCCGACCGCTCTTCCTACATGACGGGGCAGATTCTCGTGGTCGACGGCGGCGAGACGATTGCCTGA
- a CDS encoding NAD-dependent epimerase yields the protein MTASGPILITGAAGFIGFHLCQRLLAEGRQVVGLDSMNEYYDVTLKRARLDRLNQFPNFRFEQVDLTDRDRIAALILSVSPGIVVNLAAQAGVRYSLTNPHAYAESNLGGFLNILEGCRHASVRHLVYASSSSIYGGSTRMPFSVHDSADHPLSLYAASKKANELMAHTYSHLFGLPTTGLRFFTVYGPWGRPDMALFLFTRAILAGEPIDVFNHGNMQRDFTYIDDIVEGLVRVMEHPATSNPDWKSAAPDPATSSAPYRIHNIGGNAPVQLNRLIEVLEETLGRKAIRNLMPLQPGDVPATYADVSSLEEATGFKPEIPVEIGIPRFVEWYREFYRV from the coding sequence TTGACAGCGAGCGGGCCGATTCTGATCACCGGCGCAGCCGGTTTCATAGGTTTTCACCTCTGCCAGAGGCTGCTTGCCGAAGGCCGGCAGGTTGTCGGCCTCGATTCCATGAATGAGTACTACGACGTCACCCTGAAGCGTGCACGGCTCGACCGGCTGAACCAATTCCCGAACTTTCGTTTCGAGCAGGTCGATCTAACGGATCGCGATCGCATTGCGGCGCTCATCCTGTCGGTCTCGCCCGGGATCGTTGTCAATCTCGCGGCGCAGGCGGGGGTGCGCTATTCGCTGACTAACCCGCACGCCTATGCGGAAAGCAATCTCGGCGGCTTCCTCAACATACTGGAGGGATGCCGGCATGCTTCGGTCCGCCATCTCGTCTATGCATCGTCAAGCTCGATCTACGGCGGCAGCACCAGGATGCCGTTCTCCGTCCACGATTCGGCCGATCATCCGCTCAGCCTCTATGCCGCCAGCAAAAAGGCCAACGAATTGATGGCGCATACCTATAGCCATCTTTTCGGACTGCCGACGACCGGTCTCCGCTTCTTCACCGTCTACGGCCCCTGGGGGCGGCCGGACATGGCCCTTTTCCTCTTCACCAGGGCCATACTCGCCGGCGAGCCGATCGACGTCTTCAATCATGGTAACATGCAGCGCGACTTCACTTACATCGACGATATCGTCGAGGGGCTGGTCCGCGTCATGGAACATCCGGCCACATCCAATCCGGACTGGAAGAGCGCGGCGCCGGATCCGGCGACCAGCAGCGCGCCGTACCGGATCCACAATATCGGCGGCAACGCGCCGGTTCAGCTGAACCGATTGATCGAAGTGCTGGAAGAGACACTGGGGCGCAAGGCCATCCGCAACCTGATGCCGCTCCAGCCGGGAGACGTCCCGGCGACCTACGCCGACGTCAGTTCGCTGGAAGAGGCGACCGGCTTCAAACCCGAGATTCCGGTCGAGATCGGGATTCCGCGCTTCGTGGAATGGTATCGGGAATTCTATCGGGTATGA
- the asnB gene encoding asparagine synthase (glutamine-hydrolyzing) has translation MCGIAGIVGGPAATGSGAFTVRRMADMLRHRGPDGDGVWGDAEAGVALAQRRLAIVDLSSAGTQPMTSHSGRYVIVFNGEIYNHREMRALLDRQHGDHPWRGHSDTEVFLAAIEEMGLKRALEAAVGMFAFGLWDRSERTLVLARDRLGEKPLYYGRIGRAFAFASELKAFHPLPDWRPDIDRDALTLLMRHNSIPAPYSVYQGISKLRPGHILILDDGAREPRVESYWSAKALAEQGRLEPFRGSPEEAVIELERQLRRALEGQMIADVPLGAFLSGGIDSSAIVAVMQSISSRPVRTFTIGFNESGYNEADHAEQVARHLGTDHTELYLTEQDALDVVPQLPAIYCEPFSDSSQIPTFLVSRLARGSVTVALSGDGGDELFSGYTRYALADAAWNKLSRIPAGLRRASAGLATLPSPGLYDAVAEGIMPLLPPRFRRERVGDKIHKAASVLSLRSVNDVYRRLCSHWEPTEIVAGAAEPPTMLTGLEPLPALPGNVERMMYLDMMSYLPDDILVKVDRAAMAVSLETRVPLLDHRLVGFALSLPLSILRAQNQTKWPLRQLLYKHVPRGLVDRPKMGFGVPIDAWLRGALRGWAEALLDERRLREDGLFQPEPIRRAWSEHLSGRRNNQYLLWDVLMFQSWREAQQGALATAA, from the coding sequence ATGTGTGGCATTGCCGGTATTGTGGGAGGACCCGCGGCGACAGGCAGCGGCGCTTTCACCGTTCGCCGCATGGCCGACATGCTTCGGCATCGCGGGCCGGATGGCGATGGCGTGTGGGGTGACGCGGAAGCCGGCGTCGCCTTGGCGCAGCGCCGGCTGGCGATCGTCGATTTGTCTTCGGCGGGCACGCAGCCGATGACATCCCATAGCGGCCGCTACGTCATCGTCTTCAACGGCGAGATCTACAATCACCGCGAGATGCGCGCGCTTCTCGATCGGCAGCATGGCGATCATCCCTGGCGCGGACATTCCGACACAGAGGTCTTTCTCGCAGCGATCGAGGAAATGGGCCTGAAGCGGGCTCTCGAAGCCGCTGTCGGCATGTTCGCATTCGGCCTGTGGGACCGCAGCGAGAGGACGCTGGTCCTGGCGCGGGATCGCCTGGGCGAGAAGCCCCTCTATTACGGGCGCATCGGCAGGGCATTCGCGTTTGCCTCCGAGCTCAAGGCCTTTCATCCGCTTCCCGACTGGCGCCCGGATATCGATCGCGATGCCCTGACGCTGTTGATGCGTCACAACAGCATTCCCGCGCCCTACAGCGTCTATCAGGGGATCAGCAAGCTAAGGCCGGGCCACATCCTCATCCTTGACGACGGTGCCCGCGAGCCGCGCGTCGAGAGCTATTGGAGCGCGAAAGCGCTTGCGGAGCAGGGTCGGCTGGAGCCATTTCGGGGAAGCCCCGAAGAAGCTGTCATTGAGCTCGAGCGCCAGCTTCGCCGCGCGCTCGAAGGGCAGATGATCGCCGATGTGCCGCTCGGCGCCTTCCTTTCCGGCGGCATCGATTCCTCGGCGATCGTGGCGGTCATGCAGTCGATCAGCTCGAGACCGGTGCGGACGTTCACCATCGGCTTCAACGAATCCGGCTACAACGAGGCTGATCATGCCGAGCAGGTGGCGCGGCACCTCGGCACCGATCATACCGAACTCTATCTGACCGAACAGGATGCGCTCGACGTGGTGCCGCAACTGCCGGCCATCTATTGCGAGCCGTTCTCGGACTCCTCGCAGATTCCCACCTTCCTGGTCTCCAGGCTGGCACGCGGCAGCGTCACGGTGGCGCTGTCGGGCGATGGCGGAGACGAGCTCTTTTCCGGCTATACGCGCTATGCGCTGGCCGATGCGGCCTGGAACAAGCTTTCCCGCATTCCGGCGGGCCTGCGCCGCGCGTCCGCGGGCTTGGCGACGCTGCCGTCACCCGGACTTTACGACGCTGTCGCGGAGGGAATCATGCCGCTCCTGCCGCCGCGTTTCCGCCGCGAGCGGGTGGGCGACAAGATCCACAAGGCGGCGTCGGTGCTTTCGCTTCGAAGCGTGAACGACGTCTATCGTCGCCTCTGTTCTCATTGGGAGCCGACCGAGATCGTCGCGGGCGCGGCCGAGCCGCCGACGATGCTGACCGGGCTCGAACCGCTGCCGGCTCTGCCGGGCAATGTCGAGCGGATGATGTATCTCGATATGATGAGCTATCTGCCGGACGATATCCTGGTGAAGGTCGACCGCGCGGCCATGGCGGTCAGCCTCGAGACCCGCGTCCCGCTGCTCGACCATCGCCTCGTCGGCTTCGCGCTCTCGCTGCCGCTTTCCATTCTGCGGGCGCAGAACCAGACGAAATGGCCGCTCAGGCAATTGCTCTACAAGCACGTCCCGCGCGGGCTTGTCGACCGCCCCAAGATGGGCTTCGGCGTGCCGATCGACGCCTGGCTGCGCGGTGCGCTTCGCGGTTGGGCGGAGGCTCTTCTCGACGAACGCCGGCTGCGCGAAGACGGCCTGTTCCAGCCTGAGCCGATCCGGCGCGCCTGGTCAGAGCATCTTTCGGGACGCCGCAACAACCAGTATCTGCTTTGGGACGTGCTGATGTTCCAATCCTGGCGTGAGGCGCAGCAAGGCGCCCTGGCTACCGCCGCCTGA
- a CDS encoding helix-turn-helix transcriptional regulator, whose amino-acid sequence MDIEALFSVLGSALDAPTVSDDEFGRTFRALMNTLVKFDHVVVFAYRGNERPIELYSSFDPDDHYVFVALYQAGPYMLDPFYHTARERRTGVFRMRQLAPDRFFSSEYYRSYYVKTGLAEEVGFFLAAADDVSIVLSLMRRQETGPFPAAEFTLLQRAAPLVSAMASRHWSGLGSRFDAAKASRRRRSRTLQAENESVWRTLKLTVREADIIELVLQGHSSESIGLRLNISTGTVKVHRRNVYRKLGISSQTELLSIYLKSLS is encoded by the coding sequence GTGGACATCGAGGCGCTTTTTTCGGTTCTCGGCAGTGCGCTCGATGCGCCCACCGTCTCCGATGACGAATTCGGCCGGACATTCCGGGCGCTCATGAACACCCTGGTGAAATTCGACCATGTCGTTGTGTTCGCCTATCGCGGCAACGAGCGGCCCATTGAACTCTACAGCAGCTTTGACCCGGACGACCATTATGTGTTCGTGGCGCTCTATCAGGCCGGGCCGTATATGCTCGATCCGTTCTATCATACGGCGCGTGAGCGCCGGACCGGTGTGTTCCGAATGCGGCAGTTGGCGCCTGACCGCTTCTTCTCCAGCGAATATTATCGCAGCTACTATGTCAAAACCGGGCTGGCCGAGGAGGTCGGCTTTTTCCTCGCCGCCGCCGACGATGTGTCGATCGTGCTCTCATTGATGCGCCGACAGGAGACGGGGCCGTTTCCGGCCGCCGAATTCACATTGCTGCAAAGGGCCGCCCCGCTGGTCTCGGCAATGGCGAGCCGGCACTGGTCTGGCCTGGGCAGCCGCTTCGACGCGGCAAAAGCCAGCCGGAGACGACGGAGCAGGACGCTACAGGCAGAAAACGAGAGCGTTTGGCGCACGTTGAAGCTGACTGTCAGGGAAGCAGACATTATCGAACTGGTCCTTCAGGGGCACTCCTCCGAATCCATAGGTCTGAGGCTGAACATCTCCACCGGGACCGTGAAGGTACATCGTCGCAACGTTTATCGAAAGTTGGGAATTTCCTCGCAGACGGAACTGTTGTCCATCTACCTGAAGAGCCTGTCGTGA
- a CDS encoding FAD-dependent oxidoreductase, whose amino-acid sequence MTAEQSPRPLPAGTDTEIAIVGGGLSGTIAAIVLGRAGHQVTLIDRYDVFPREFRVEKIAGDQIVKMRRLGLLDRLSQAAVAFDEIVNVRRGRVLDRTHARHYGIFYDDLVGAMRAELPSTVRFIAGRVSGVEAGAERQRVSILGQGEVTARLLVLATGMGDILKRDLGIERKFVHQRQSLTFGFNLRPAGSGAFRHPALTYYGERVSDGVDYLNFFPAADVTRANLFVFRDHRDPWVKAMRERPRETLIETLPGLVKAFGDFEVIDRVESWLTDITVAENCKRDGVVLIGDAYQTSCPAAGTGVSRLLTDVERLAVHVPRWLASPGMAAGKITQFYDDPAKQAMDTHGLQLAHFRRRLTIDTDLEWRARRQIHFSRRRILHEINKVSPAFAAKLRSLGRPRVEPAA is encoded by the coding sequence ATGACGGCCGAACAATCCCCCCGTCCGCTTCCCGCCGGAACCGACACGGAGATCGCCATCGTCGGCGGAGGGCTTTCCGGCACCATCGCCGCGATCGTGCTCGGACGGGCTGGTCATCAGGTCACGCTGATCGATCGCTACGATGTCTTTCCGAGGGAATTCCGGGTAGAGAAGATCGCCGGCGACCAGATCGTAAAAATGCGCCGGCTCGGCCTGCTCGACAGGCTTTCGCAAGCAGCCGTGGCCTTCGATGAGATCGTCAATGTGCGCAGGGGGCGCGTTCTCGACCGCACCCACGCGCGCCATTACGGCATTTTCTACGACGACCTCGTCGGCGCCATGCGGGCAGAACTGCCCAGTACAGTGCGCTTTATCGCCGGCCGGGTCAGCGGCGTCGAGGCCGGTGCGGAACGCCAGCGCGTATCGATCCTCGGGCAAGGCGAGGTCACAGCGCGGCTTCTCGTGCTCGCCACGGGCATGGGCGACATCCTGAAGCGCGACCTCGGCATCGAGCGCAAATTCGTCCATCAGCGCCAGTCATTGACCTTCGGCTTCAACCTTCGCCCGGCGGGGAGCGGCGCCTTCAGGCATCCGGCTCTCACCTATTACGGCGAGCGCGTCTCCGACGGCGTCGACTACCTCAACTTCTTCCCCGCCGCCGACGTGACGCGCGCCAATCTCTTCGTGTTCCGTGACCACCGCGATCCATGGGTGAAGGCGATGCGCGAGCGCCCCAGGGAAACGCTCATCGAGACGCTCCCCGGGCTCGTCAAGGCATTCGGCGATTTCGAGGTGATCGACCGCGTCGAGAGCTGGTTGACGGACATAACGGTGGCCGAAAATTGCAAGCGTGATGGCGTCGTCCTGATCGGCGATGCCTATCAGACCTCCTGTCCCGCCGCCGGAACGGGCGTCAGCCGGCTGCTCACCGACGTCGAGCGCCTCGCCGTCCACGTGCCGCGGTGGCTGGCTTCACCCGGCATGGCGGCCGGCAAGATCACTCAATTCTACGACGACCCGGCCAAGCAGGCGATGGACACGCACGGCCTGCAGCTGGCGCATTTCCGCCGCAGGCTGACCATCGACACCGATCTAGAATGGCGCGCGCGCCGGCAAATCCATTTCAGCCGCCGCCGCATCCTGCATGAGATCAACAAGGTGAGCCCTGCCTTCGCGGCCAAGCTGCGCAGCCTCGGCAGGCCGCGGGTCGAACCCGCCGCATAG